Sequence from the Toxotes jaculatrix isolate fToxJac2 chromosome 24, fToxJac2.pri, whole genome shotgun sequence genome:
AATTGAGTCTTTCTGAAAAATTCAGGAAGAACCAGGAAACATGTAAACACCAGCACTTGTCCCAAAACTCTCATTACTGATGGATAAATTGATTGTGTGGTAGATCAGCCCAAACCACTCACCAGGTCTTTGTGGTTCTCTGCTTCATCCAAGGTGCAGGAGTATGGGAAGAGCAGCATCTGAGAGTAGGAGTGGATGCTGAGGTAGAGCTGAACCGTATCCTTGTGACTGCGCAGGAAGTTGGCCACGGCATGCGACTCTGGCTCAGACTCGGGGTACGCGCCACAGTAAATCTCAGTGCAAGGATCATGAGAGGCTCCCTCCGCTGGGAAGAACATTAACACTTTACCTCGTACTATACATACTTTATACGATCAGATGATGAACCAATCAACAAACGAGTTcagtgtgttcaggtgtgtcaggatatttctatatttaaattaatttctccGGTGTAAACAAGTGATTCTTTATGTTTGGAATTATTAGGAAACTCTTTCAAAATACTGAGCACAcaatgaaataaagtaaaattaataaaataaataaaagatataCATAAAGCTATGATTTGGGGAGTTTATCTGAGTAAAATCAATTACATGTCTCTGTGGATCCATATAGTTGTTATGATTGTTAGTTGACTGTTCATTAAGCTGCAGAATCTTGAATTTCTGACTTAAATGCTTAATGTTGGGAAATGACTTCATGTGAGAGGGAGGCTTACTGCACCAGTTGGCATCAAAGTTTCTGTTGAGGTCGACTCCAATGCAATGGCTGCTCCTGCTGACAGAACGGTTCTTCCTCCACATCCTGTcctgaagaaacaaacaaacgaaaacAAAGTGGACAATACACTGCCTTACACTTTATAATGTACAAAATATCACTTCTGTTCCATGTGTTCTTACTTTTCTCCATGTGTACTGGTATCCATCAGGGTTCATGACCGGCAGGACATAGACATCCATGTTGTCCATTATGTTAGTAATGTCTTGGTTTTGCTTGTATTGTGACAGAGCCTGTGGGAGAAAGGATGATGACTTTAACAAACTGAtctgataaaaaaataagaaatgttcCTCTGTGACATTTCAAATTCCAAATCAAATGTACTCACGTGGTGTACAAACCATAAGCAAAAAGCAGGAGAAATCCACTCTCTGGCATGGATCCCACAGTCAATCCACATTGCTTTCTTATCTGGTCTGTTATTTAGAGACAACTGAGAAAGGGATGTTAATCTGAGGTGTGTATCAGACATGATTTAAAGTGTTAGTGTAAAAACAATCAGCTAGTTGTGTTCACTttgactggaaaacaaaaagcctCTGAACACCTTTCAActcaaaatacaaataaagcTCATTCCTTTGCTGTCGTCATTGCAGTTTATTTGATGTTGGATGTCTGCACCTTTAGAGCATACAGGGGTCTCTTTTCAGATGAGGAGCCAATGAGAATGGTTTTGACCGTGCTGGGGTTTTCCTGTGTGGTCCTGTTTATCCAAAGATAGATCTACAACAGAGACAGCGTGTATTGGATATAAACTGTTTTACACACATTCTGTACATTTCACTGCAATCCAATAGTGATAGGTAAAGGTGCAAAACACACATCCTCCAGACTGTGATATCTCTCGTAGTAAGTTAAGCTGCTTCGTGGATCCGTGGAATCGTTTTTCATCTGCATTTCAATCAACTCATTGGCGTTGGCCAGTAAAACCCTGGGATAATCACAGAAGCAAATAACaaaacctgtaaacagactgCACAGCTGGCATGAAATATGTGATccttggtgagtgtgtgttctcagagtgtgtgtggacGAGCAACATACTGGTGTGTTATGGTGTGTCTCTGTAGCAGATCCCTGACAGTCTCTGAGCTGTTTGCAGGAACAAACAGGTGGACCTGCATCTCTTCTTTGATGTACTGAGGTGAAACCGGCTGCCATAAGACTGTCTGTGAGGAAAACATGCAGCGTGGCGATTTGCAGGAGGGAATAAAATCGCAGGAACACAATCACTGGTTAAAAAAGTGCCTTTCTCCTACCTCATGTTGGGTGGACACATTCTTCAAGATGTCCACTTGTTCCTGTGTTCTTGGGGTGATTGATAGAACTTGGtctctgaggaaaaagaaaacaagacatctgtTGAATAAATTGCTCCCCGTGAAGGATGGAGACCTCTTTGGGCCAATCATAAGCAAACAAATACCACTACTCACTGACCCATAGAGTTAGATACGTGGTATACGGGTGTTTGTTTGCTCAGGTGTTTCATAGCCCATTTTCTTTGTGGAAAACAAAGCTTGTACAGGTAGCGAACAGATGTTAAATACTGTTAATTGCTTGATTGTTAATCAGCTTACCGTGTTTCTGTGCAGTATCCTTTGTCCAGATtcactaaaataaacaaaatcaaaagagCCTTCATGATGTCAGGAGCCAGACTGGAAATGTCAGAGGTTTGTTCAAACCATGGGAGCAGGGAGACAGTATTGATTAACACGGTGTTTATTCAGAAGTTAaactttactcttttttttttttttttttggaagaacgAGGGCATAGATCagccaacatggctgccaggGAGCAGGGTAGTATATTGCTGTATACTGCTTCGGTTAAACTATTTGTACAACTTAGAAATGTCTCAGTAAATGTAAACTTGTCAATTTGTCTCATTGGAAACTGGGAAAAGTGCGGGTGCAGTTAAACCTCCTCGCCGGTAGGTGGCGCCAGATAAATgtgagggacagaggaggaaagtgaCAAGTTGAAAGGTGATGTGTTGTTAAATCTCTCATGTCAAAATGTCGGGTCACGATCAGCTGGTccactgtttgtgtgaattAACGAGGTGAGGCATTTTACTTTTCAGACAAAGTATTTAAACGAATGGgtaaaatgttaattattcattttgacAGTCATCGGAGTTAgcgtgtttctttttttttttttagcttagcACTATATTTCTTAGTTACAGTCTATAGATCAATGGGATGCGTTTTCTAATTTGTTATAATAACGTGACTGTAACAACGTGGCAACTACGGAGGAGTACAACATGTAATATTCCTCTATACTTCAGTTTATTATGAGTTAATTCATGCATTATGTACAGATGTTAATTAGTATTTATCAAAATTCAGTGTCACTGCAGTCTCCCTGTAACACCCCTACAGCTTCAACATTAAAGCTTTTGCTGTGATGTTTGTATTTACTCTCTTTTAAATACATGTTAGAGTCACAGATGTTTATAATTTAATATCCATAAACGTATTTTTTAGTAGAAGCTTTAGTTCTGACTCTGAAACAGTTTCCTGCAAAGTCTCAGAGGAGCCAAATCAGTTCTGAAAGTTTGTTTGCTAATTTGCTGTAACGTGTTTCTGTCTCAGGTTGCTGTGGAAGTTGCTGCTGCCCCtggtgttcctgtgtgtgttgctgatcGCTGTCCTGGTCCTGTTGGTGCTGGCGGTGCGTTTCTGGCTACAGAGCAACAGGAACGCCCGGCGGGCGAGAGATGGCCGCCCCACGGTGGCCTTCTTCCACCCTTACTGTAATGCCGGTGGTGGGGGAGAGAGGGTGCTCTGGTGTGCCATCAGGGCACTACAGAACAGGTAAAGCGGATAAACTGATTCTGATGAGTTTTTTTTAGGTTACAGTTTTGTGTGTCCACCTACCTCAGACTAGCCggtgtgcctgtgtgtcaaATCTGCACAGGTACACAGACATCAACTTCGTGGTGTACACGGGGGACCTGGGTGTGACGGGCCAGCAGATTCTGGACGGGGCGCGGCGGCGTTTCAACATTGTGCTCCCGCGGCCGGTTCACTTCGTGTTCCTGAGGCACCGGCTGCTCGTGGAGCCCAGCCTGTTTCCTCACTTCACCCTGCTGGGACAGAGCGTGGGCTCCATCTTTCTGGGATGGGAGGCGCTGACAGAGTTTGTCCCAGACCTTTACATCGACTCCATGGGCTACGCCTTCACTCTGCCCCTGTTCCGGTACTTGGGAGGCTGTAGCGTGGGGAGCTATGTTCACTACCCCACCATCAGCACTGACATGCTGTCTGTAGTCAGAGAGAGGAACCCCAGgtaatcagtgtgtgtctttacTAATTGTGTCAGAATACTATTATGTGCTATTTTCAGTTAGTTTAATTTATATACTCCTGTCATAAGCATTTCTCAAAATACTACCCAATACTGTCCTAGGTTCAACAACCCAGACTACGTCTCCAACAGTCTGTTCCTGAGTGCCTTCAAGGTGGTCTACTACTGCCTGTTCGCCCTGCTGTACGGCATGGCCGGCTCCTGCAGCGACCTCATCATGGTCAACTCCTCCTGGACCCTCGATCATATCCTGTCACTGTGGCGCGCTCCCAACCGCACCAGTGTGGTCTACCCGCCCTGCGACGTCAGCGCCTTCTTGGACATCCCGCTGGAAGACGATGGGGCCAAGAAGTGCCACTCGATCGTCTCCATCGGGCAGTTCAGGCCTGAGAAGGACCACCGGCTGCAGATCAGAGCTTTCAAGAAGCTGTTGGACAGGAGGAGGGCCGGTGCTGGGGGCAGGGAGGCAGTGAAACTGGTTCTGATTGGTGGATGCAGGAACCAGGAGGATGAGGATAGGGTGCTCATGTTGAGGGGGCTGTGCCAGGAGCTGGGCGTAGCTGACAAAGTGGAGTTTAAACTGAACATACCCTTTGAGGAGctgaagagagagatgggggaagCCACCATCGGACTTCATACCATGTGGAACGAACACTTTGGAATAGGTCATTTATCTTCCTGAGCTTATGTTCAGACTTTCTCACCACCATCTTCTTTTAGATGATTAAAACccatgattttctttcttttttttttgctcctctaGGTGTTGTGGAGTGCATGGCAGCAGGGAAGGTCATTCTGGCCCACAAGTCTGGGGGCCCCAAGCTGGACATCGTGGTACCTTTCGAGGGGGGCCAGACCGGCTTCCTGGCTGACGATGAGGACAGTTACGCGGAGGCGATAGAGAGGATTCTGGCTCTGCCTTCTGCCAGCCGGCTGCAGCTCAGGAGCAACGCCCGTCAGTCAGTGGCTCGCTTCTCAGATCAGGAGTTTGACGCTTGCTTCCTCGCTGCCATGGAGCCTCTGATGGGAACAATCGAACGATGAGGCGAGGAGTCGTTCTTCACCTGCTGTTTGTCCGTGCATAGTTAACATGATATTTGACACATTTCCTTTGATGCACTTAGGGCTGCATTTACACTGGACTACTGACGAAATCTGATCAGAACTGATGCAGAGATCCctcacatgctcacacagaGGGGCTGTTAAAGTGGCCAACACATGCTGAGCATACATTAGATccagaaaaactgaaagctcACAGTTCCCAAAAATATATTATGACCACAAAcaagtaaagaataaaaaaaacaaaaaaaacattccctgtttcagataaatgtgttttaaggTGAATACAAACCACCCAGCCTGTAGTTCGAGTTATTTTGCGAGAGGTTATCAAGGGAGCAAACTGTTTAATATGGTGACAGTTACAGTTCTGAGAAACACaatggaattttaaaaaaagtttacaaGAGCTTAACATCTCTACATGCCCAAAATGTGAAGTATTTTTGATATTGATGATGAATTTAATAAAGATATGATGGAAGTAAGTGGTTGTGtagttttttaaaaagctaaTCTATCACTGCGCTTGTAAATAAACTCTTATCTGGATTAGAGGATGAAAAGTTACACCCAAGAACCTTTTTGTATTTGGCACCATGTGTTTTGGCTCGCAGCAGCAAATGATTAAAACTGGCCTGGTGTTGAAATGAGCTGCGACAGAGAGAGGTCACTGATCTGTCCTGATTTTTATTGCTTCATGTGAGGCCATTTGTTTTGAGTGTTGCTGGCTCCAGAGGCCAATCGTAGCCAGCAGGCTCAGTACAGTCAGTGTCTCCTAATTTTAAAGAGGTTTGTTTCCAGAGGTGATAGAGGGGGCTTCACTTTTAGAGGAGATACCAGCTGACAGGTCTTAACAACAGAATAGAGGGGCATTAAAATCTGACTCTAAAAATCCAGCTAACCCTGGACACTGCAGTTGTAAATTTCAAATAATTTAGTGCATAAATAATCTTCTCTACAGCGCCTCTGTAAGTATTTCCTTCTGTTAAAAAGGAATTTAAGTGCTCTTTTAAACTCTCTGAAAACTT
This genomic interval carries:
- the cpb2 gene encoding carboxypeptidase B2, with amino-acid sequence MKALLILFILVNLDKGYCTETRDQVLSITPRTQEQVDILKNVSTQHETVLWQPVSPQYIKEEMQVHLFVPANSSETVRDLLQRHTITHQVLLANANELIEMQMKNDSTDPRSSLTYYERYHSLEDIYLWINRTTQENPSTVKTILIGSSSEKRPLYALKLSLNNRPDKKAMWIDCGIHAREWISPAFCLWFVHHALSQYKQNQDITNIMDNMDVYVLPVMNPDGYQYTWRKDRMWRKNRSVSRSSHCIGVDLNRNFDANWCTEGASHDPCTEIYCGAYPESEPESHAVANFLRSHKDTVQLYLSIHSYSQMLLFPYSCTLDEAENHKDLLEMAEEAAQKIRRYYRNNYKYGAGAQTIYLAPGGSDDWAYNLGIKYSFTFELQDRGYYGFLLPPSHISRACREALTATKTIALRVIEKTQAPTGSPQTA
- the alg11 gene encoding GDP-Man:Man(3)GlcNAc(2)-PP-Dol alpha-1,2-mannosyltransferase, with amino-acid sequence MSGHDQLVHCLCELTRLLWKLLLPLVFLCVLLIAVLVLLVLAVRFWLQSNRNARRARDGRPTVAFFHPYCNAGGGGERVLWCAIRALQNRYTDINFVVYTGDLGVTGQQILDGARRRFNIVLPRPVHFVFLRHRLLVEPSLFPHFTLLGQSVGSIFLGWEALTEFVPDLYIDSMGYAFTLPLFRYLGGCSVGSYVHYPTISTDMLSVVRERNPRFNNPDYVSNSLFLSAFKVVYYCLFALLYGMAGSCSDLIMVNSSWTLDHILSLWRAPNRTSVVYPPCDVSAFLDIPLEDDGAKKCHSIVSIGQFRPEKDHRLQIRAFKKLLDRRRAGAGGREAVKLVLIGGCRNQEDEDRVLMLRGLCQELGVADKVEFKLNIPFEELKREMGEATIGLHTMWNEHFGIGVVECMAAGKVILAHKSGGPKLDIVVPFEGGQTGFLADDEDSYAEAIERILALPSASRLQLRSNARQSVARFSDQEFDACFLAAMEPLMGTIER